The following proteins are co-located in the Apium graveolens cultivar Ventura chromosome 5, ASM990537v1, whole genome shotgun sequence genome:
- the LOC141660414 gene encoding uncharacterized protein LOC141660414, with protein sequence MFNENGSATLKPPPNFLKNAKKSWDSSLIGHFIGGSFDFKFVREQGFKMWKNKVLNKKIYSSKGYFTFKFTTMEEKDKILRLHYIQMGGKTLYLVPWMEGNQCKRNVIHTVPCWIKLVDVPHSYWYREGHEGKEELVKVLVIYSQLPFSCSLCKAFGHFQSHCANNPDTMRPAPRARNRSGAGTQPHTNGSQMDSPSNRVTIDPQTDARCAETAQLVGDKGFETPFVDDINPTIIGEFAGCDVVLDDDQHRDDIHINELKQVNNDLEDDLENIDAMPTVQAPPLDTIEHEAQDEDIEALPRRKITRSKSTTTTVEETPVHKEVAIGLGVSTPKPNIPKPHSKAITDDDGFTLVVNRKSPKLGGNQLFFADLNEVLLMELTVVYAFNDGVDRHALWSHLSSLGSCFMPWCVLGDFNYILSLNEVSGGREHWTLEMQSFKDCVVKLALGTLKNLSAWQVDLFGDPMVVLARKIKLTKNALKKLNKNHGDINDNVTSARASLREVLVFHKDCYLLALEKSLSDKLAQCLLQQEHFLLQNARVKWMHKGDGNSSFFFNQCKKNWNFSKVLALEDSMGLVHGQANCATVAVNYFTEFLGKASPCVDANLSSIHCPTIIEAPSCQLEAPVTNDLIHSTLKKMKKNKASGPDGLNVEFFLETWHITGPSFCEVVHAFFETSTMHSLHNSTFIALIPKIQTPTQMIHFPPISLCTIFYKCVSKILASRLKTVLPSLIDVAQSAFILGRVISDNFLLAQELFRGYDRVTGALRCALKIDLHKAFDSLQWNFVLASLDNMGFNSTFISWIKACICTPKFSMKLYGIVHGYFAGAQGIHQGDPMSPYLFTLYMNVLSCLLKPKPPNFKYHFKCKHMDITHLFFADDVLFFALANVDSVKHIIDNIALFSSMNGLTPSIHKSSSFICNASADFLLWFDTTYGIPRGSMPVKFLGVPLISAQLCINDCIPLIDKLSARINSWTSLLLSFAGRVRLIKSVLTAIQAYWCNHFMLPAAMHAHIQSLLTRFLWRGNINQKGGAKIAWTTVCLPKEEGGLGVKKHDLLESCSNIGAFTQDYH encoded by the exons ATGTTTAATGAGAATGGGTCTGCCACTTTGAAGCCACCCCCTAATTTTCTCAAAAATGCTAAAAAGTCTTGGGATTCTAGCTTGATTGGTCATTTTATTGGGGGGAGTTTTGATTTCAAGTTTGTTCGTGAGCAAGGTTTCAAGATGTGGAAAAACAAAGTGTTGAATAAAAAAATTTATAGCTCTAAGGGGTACTTCACCTTCAAATTCACAACTATGGAAGAGAAGGATAAAATACTCAGATTGCATTATATTCAAATGGGAGGCAAAACCTTGTACTTGGTGCCTTGGATGGAGGGAAACCAATGTAAGAGAAATGTTATTCATACGGTGCCTTGTTGGATTAAACTGGTAGATGTTCCACACTCCTATTGGTATCGTGAAG GTCATGAAGGAAAGGAAGAACTTGTTAAAGTGTTAGTCATATACTCACAGCTACCTTTCTCATGTAGTTTGTGCAAAGCTTTTGGCCATTTTCAATCTCATTGTGCTAATAACCCTGATACTATGAGGCCTGCGCCTCGAGCCAGAAATAGATCTGGGGCTGGGACACAGCCTCACACAAATGGGTCACAAATGGATTCTCCATCTAATAGAGTCACAATTGATCCCCAGACTGATGCGCGGTGCGCAGAGACTGCTCAACTTGTGGGTGACAAAGGTTTTGAGACACCTTTTGTTGATGATATTAATCCCACAATCATTGGTGAATTTGCAGGGTGTGATGTGGTTCTTGATGATGACCAACACAGAGATGATATTCATATTAATGAGCTCAAACAAGTTAATAATGACCTTGAGGATGATTTGGAGAACATTGATGCAATGCCCACTGTGCAGGCTCCTCCCCTTGACACAATTGAGCATGAAGCCCAGGATGAAGATATTGAGGCCTTGCCAAG AAGGAAGATAACCAGAAGTAAAAGCACAACTACTACTGTTGAGGAGACACCTGTGCATAAGGAGGTGGCCATTGGGCTTGGTGTTTCAACACCTAAACCTAACATCCCTAAACCACACTCTAAAGCTATTACTGATGATGATGGCTTCACATTGGTTGTAAACAGGAAAAGCCCCAAGCTGGGGGGAAATCAGCTATTCTTCGCAGACTTAAATGAGGTTCTCCTCATGGAAT TGACTGTTGTTTATGCTTTCAATGATGGTGTGGATAGACATGCTCTTTGGTCTCATTTAAGCTCTCTCGGCTCTTGTTTCATGCCTTGGTGTGTCTTGGGGGATTTTAACTATATTTTGTCTTTAAATGAGGTTTCTGGAGGTAGAGAGCATTGGACCCTGGAGATGCAGTCTTTTAAAGATTGTGTTGTGAAGTTGGCCTTAGGCAC ATTAAAAAATTTG AGTGCTTGGCAGGTTGACTTATTTGGTGATCCTATGGTTGTGCTTGCTAGAAAGATTAAACTTACCAAGAATGCTCTTAAGAAGCTCAACAAAAATCATGGTGATATCAATGATAATGTGACTTCTGCTAGAGCTTCTCTCCGAGAGGTTTTGGTTTTTCACAAGGATTGTTATTTGCTCGCTCTTGAGAAATCTCTCTCTGATAAGTTGGCTCAATGTCTTCTTCAACAAGAGCACTTCTTACTTCAAAATGCTAGAGTCAAATGGATGCATAAGGGGGATGGGAATAGCAGCTTCTTCTTTAATCAATGCAAGAAAAATTGGaattttagtaaagttttagcTCTTGAGGATTCAATGGGCTTGGTGCATGGTCAAGCTAATTGTGCTACTGTTGCAGTTAACTATTTTACGGAGTTCTTGGGGAAGGCCTCTCCTTGTGTTGATGCTAATCTCTCGAGCATTCACTGCCCCACCATCATAGAAGCTCCATCTTGTCAATTAGAGGCTCCAGTCACGAATGATCTTATTCATTCCACTttaaagaagatgaagaagaacAAGGCATCGGGCCCAGATGGTCTGAACGTTGAGTTCTTCTTGGAAACTTGGCATATCACGGGGCCTTCTTTTTGTGAAGTTGTGCATGCTTTCTTTGAGACTAGTACTATGCACTCTTTGCATAATTCTACCTTCATTGCTTTGATACCTAAGATTCAAACTCCTACACAAATGATACACTTTCCTCCTATATCCCTTTGCACTATATTTTATAAGTGCGTCTCCAAGATCCTTGCTTCTCGTTTGAAGACAGTTCTCCCCTCTCTTATTGATGTTGCTCAGAGTGCTTTCATACTTGGTAGAGTTATCTCAGATAATTTTCTCTTGGCTCAAGAACTTTTTAGAGGTTATGACAGGGTAACAGGTGCTCTGCGGTGTGCACTCAAAATTGACTTACACAAGGCCTTTGATTCGTTGCAATGGAATTTTGTTCTTGCCTCTTTAGATAATATGGGGTTCAATTCCACTTTCATTTCCTGGATCAAAGCATGCATATGCACTCCTAAATTCTCTATGAAACTTTATGGTATTGTGCATGGTTATTTTGCTGGTGCTCAAGGCATTCATCAAGGTGACCCCATGTCACCTTATTTGTTCACTTTATATATGAATGTGCTATCTTGTTTACTGAAACCCAAGCCCCCTAACTTTAAATACCATTTCAAATGTAAACATATGGACATCACTCATTTGTTTTTTGCGGATGATGTTTTGTTTTTTGCTCTTGCTAATGTCGATTCAGTCAAGCATATCATCGATAACATTGCTCTCTTCTCTTCGATGAATGGCCTTACCCCAAGCATACATAAAAGCTCTAGTTTTATTTGTAATGCCTCTGCAGATTTTTTGCTTTGGTTTGATACTACTTATGGTATTCCTCGAGGTTCCATGCCAGTTAAATTTCTTGGAGTGCCTCTCATCTCTGCTCAATTGTGCATTAATGACTGCATTCCTCTCATTGACAAGCTTTCTGCTAGGATCAATTCTTGGACTTCTCTGTTACTTTCTTTTGCTGGTAGAGTTCGTCTTATTAAATCTGTTCTAACTGCTATTCAGGCTTACTGGTGCAACCACTTCATGCTTCCTGCTGCTATGCATGCTCATATCCAATCTCTGTTAACTCGTTTTCTTTGGAGAGGAAACATCAATCAAAAAGGTGGTGCCAAGATAGCTTGGACAACAGTTTGCCTGCCAAAGGAGGAAGGGGGCCTTGGAGTTAAAAAACATGATTTATTGGAATCGTGCTCAAATATTGGGGCATTCACTCAAGATTATCACTAA